One region of Halohasta litchfieldiae genomic DNA includes:
- a CDS encoding ferredoxin: MSDERPKPSEFGTNDDAPSVDEKPYKIIFEANKCFGAGRCAEASKNWELDLDTGVANPRAYFLDESELDENIKAAELCPAKKGDGIIHIIDRRKDIELAPDPHGDGSLSVDW; the protein is encoded by the coding sequence ATGAGCGACGAGCGGCCGAAACCCAGCGAGTTCGGCACGAACGACGACGCCCCATCGGTCGACGAGAAACCGTACAAGATCATCTTCGAGGCGAACAAATGCTTCGGCGCGGGTCGGTGTGCTGAGGCCTCGAAGAACTGGGAACTCGACCTCGATACCGGCGTTGCCAACCCACGGGCGTACTTTCTCGACGAGTCGGAACTCGACGAGAACATCAAAGCCGCCGAGCTGTGTCCCGCAAAAAAGGGCGACGGCATCATTCATATCATCGACCGCCGGAAGGATATCGAACTCGCGCCCGATCCGCATGGCGATGGCTCGCTGAGTGTCGACTGGTAG
- a CDS encoding Lrp/AsnC family transcriptional regulator has translation MAVTAYILVKSNTSEVDRVKEAIEANDGITQANIVAGDVDFIAKVSVETPGEVKDIVASGIQTISGVENTQTYIAMG, from the coding sequence ATGGCCGTTACAGCCTACATTCTGGTCAAATCGAACACCAGCGAGGTCGACCGTGTCAAAGAAGCAATCGAAGCCAACGACGGGATCACACAGGCGAATATCGTCGCTGGCGACGTCGACTTCATCGCAAAAGTGTCGGTCGAGACGCCCGGCGAAGTCAAAGACATTGTCGCCAGCGGGATCCAGACAATCAGCGGCGTCGAAAACACCCAGACCTACATTGCCATGGGATAG
- a CDS encoding potassium channel family protein, which yields MRFIIIGAGRVGLRTARVLREEGHEVTLIERDSEKADRARELTFEVVDGDGSREETLQAAGVDDADAVGALTGDLNVNFAACLIAKHHGCRTVLRIDEDYREEIYQKYADEVDEIVYPERLGAIGAKNALLGGSIQAIADVAQSLQILLITVTPQSPMKGYTLSEVELPSNARILAFGKVDSPLGIPLPDDSLEAGDRVAVLVEFSELASVRQLLVGDETTATAVAGGE from the coding sequence ATGCGCTTCATTATTATCGGAGCCGGACGAGTAGGGCTGCGCACTGCCCGTGTGCTCCGCGAAGAGGGCCACGAGGTAACGCTCATCGAGCGCGACAGCGAGAAAGCCGACCGTGCGCGCGAGTTGACCTTCGAGGTGGTCGACGGTGATGGCTCCCGAGAGGAGACCCTCCAAGCGGCCGGAGTCGACGACGCCGACGCCGTCGGCGCGCTGACCGGCGACCTCAACGTGAACTTCGCAGCCTGTCTAATCGCCAAACACCACGGCTGTCGGACCGTCCTCCGAATTGACGAGGACTACCGCGAGGAAATCTACCAGAAGTACGCCGACGAGGTCGACGAGATCGTCTACCCCGAGCGACTGGGTGCAATCGGCGCGAAAAACGCGCTGTTGGGTGGCTCGATCCAAGCGATTGCCGACGTCGCTCAGAGCCTCCAGATCCTCCTGATCACGGTTACCCCCCAATCCCCGATGAAAGGCTACACGCTGAGCGAGGTCGAACTGCCGTCGAACGCACGCATTCTGGCGTTCGGAAAGGTCGACAGTCCGCTTGGGATACCACTACCGGATGATTCGCTGGAGGCCGGCGACCGGGTTGCGGTGCTCGTGGAGTTCTCTGAGCTCGCCTCGGTCAGACAGCTGTTGGTTGGCGATGAAACAACGGCCACCGCTGTCGCTGGAGGCGAGTAA
- a CDS encoding DUF5813 family protein, with the protein MSELPGRVHRAFADHTSFEQVDDASFESTTTTFDGIVEADHVDGHIRFAVEIRVPLLNAVTEDEVAEVVEDGWYETFELRVGDIGGVFRTERDLEPSVTRDGETITVEASFEDINERRGVDDAGAVIDYVEGTFVQGIIPGYEYTEPVSSIINRARENAGGPT; encoded by the coding sequence ATGAGTGAGCTACCCGGACGGGTTCATCGTGCGTTTGCCGACCACACGTCGTTCGAACAGGTCGACGACGCGAGCTTCGAGTCGACCACGACCACGTTCGATGGAATCGTCGAAGCCGACCACGTCGACGGCCACATCCGGTTCGCGGTCGAAATTAGGGTCCCCCTACTAAACGCCGTGACCGAAGACGAGGTCGCAGAAGTCGTCGAAGACGGATGGTACGAGACGTTCGAACTGCGCGTGGGTGATATCGGCGGCGTGTTCCGTACCGAGCGTGATCTCGAACCATCGGTCACACGAGACGGCGAGACGATCACCGTCGAGGCCAGTTTCGAGGATATCAACGAGCGTCGTGGCGTCGACGACGCTGGAGCAGTCATCGACTACGTCGAGGGGACCTTCGTTCAGGGGATTATCCCCGGCTATGAGTACACGGAACCGGTATCCAGTATCATCAATCGTGCCCGTGAGAACGCCGGTGGACCAACCTAA
- the ahbB gene encoding siroheme decarboxylase subunit beta, with amino-acid sequence MSIEADWRADLDAVDAALIDDYQSGVPVAADPFREMATDLTAETGVDLTSTDVLDRVKRLTDRGIFRRFGPVLNPPVIGSSTLAAVQAPSERFDEVAATINSHRQVNHNYRRDHEWNMWFVVTAGSQAMRDSILAEIEATTGCDVLNLPMLTDYYIDLEFPVVNDDRFARESLQSTTVSATRISEEAVGGLSQLEADLLLAIQGGFPLSLTPYQDVADTIKADVSDVLAAIERLLETGCIKRIGCVVNHVVTGFQNNCMVVWDVPDDKLDEWGQQVGSLPYVTLCYHRPRRPDQGWPYNLFTMVHGREAEAVDAKIDELAADYLPVDHERLYSTETLKQTGAQYEQLLADAQ; translated from the coding sequence ATGAGTATCGAGGCCGATTGGCGGGCGGATCTCGACGCGGTCGACGCAGCCCTGATCGACGACTACCAAAGCGGGGTGCCGGTCGCCGCTGACCCATTTAGGGAGATGGCAACCGATCTCACCGCCGAAACGGGCGTCGACCTCACGTCGACCGACGTGCTCGACCGTGTCAAGCGACTCACCGACCGCGGGATCTTCCGCCGGTTCGGGCCTGTTCTCAACCCGCCCGTCATCGGTAGTTCGACCCTCGCAGCGGTTCAAGCACCCTCTGAACGGTTCGACGAGGTCGCAGCCACGATCAACAGCCACCGCCAAGTCAACCACAACTACCGCCGGGACCACGAGTGGAACATGTGGTTTGTCGTCACCGCCGGTTCGCAGGCGATGCGGGATTCGATTCTCGCCGAGATTGAAGCCACAACCGGCTGTGACGTGCTGAATCTCCCGATGTTGACCGACTACTACATCGATCTGGAGTTTCCCGTCGTCAATGACGACCGATTCGCTCGGGAGAGTCTTCAGTCGACGACTGTCAGTGCAACACGGATCTCCGAGGAGGCTGTCGGTGGTCTGAGCCAGCTCGAAGCCGATCTGTTGCTCGCGATTCAGGGCGGGTTCCCGCTGAGCCTTACGCCGTACCAAGACGTTGCTGACACAATCAAGGCCGACGTGTCGGACGTGCTGGCTGCCATCGAGCGTCTGCTCGAAACCGGCTGCATCAAACGTATCGGCTGTGTCGTCAACCACGTCGTCACCGGCTTTCAGAACAACTGTATGGTGGTCTGGGACGTCCCCGACGACAAGCTCGACGAGTGGGGCCAGCAGGTCGGCAGTCTGCCGTACGTAACGCTCTGTTATCACCGCCCCCGTCGACCCGACCAGGGATGGCCCTACAATCTGTTTACGATGGTCCACGGCCGGGAGGCTGAGGCGGTCGACGCCAAAATCGACGAACTCGCCGCCGACTACCTCCCAGTCGACCACGAACGGCTCTACTCGACTGAAACGCTCAAACAGACCGGCGCACAGTACGAACAGCTGCTTGCCGACGCCCAGTAG